Proteins encoded together in one Onychomys torridus chromosome 1, mOncTor1.1, whole genome shotgun sequence window:
- the Syt3 gene encoding synaptotagmin-3, which translates to MSGDYEDDLCRRALILVSDLCARIRDADTNDRCQEFNELRIRGYPRGPDADISVSLLSVIVTFCGIVLLGVSLFVSWKLCWVPWRDKGGSAVGGGPLRKDLAPGVGLAGLVGGGGHHLGASLGGHPLLGGPHHHAHAAHHPPFAELLEPGGLGGAEPPEPSYLDMDSYPEAAVASVVAAGVKPSQTSPELPSEGGTGSGLLLLPPSGGGLPSAQSHQQVTSLAPTTRYPALPRPLTQHTLTTQADPSSEERPPALPLPLPGGEEKAKLIGQIKPELYQGTGPGGRRGGGGSGEAGAPCGRISFALRYLYGSDQLVVRILQALDLPAKDSNGFSDPYVKIYLLPDRKKKFQTKVHRKTLNPVFNETFQFSVPLAELAQRKLHFSVYDFDRFSRHDLIGQVVLDNLLELAEQPPDRPLWRDILEGGSEKADLGELNFSLCYLPTAGRLTVTIIKASNLKAMDLTGFSDPYVKASLISEGRRLKKRKTSIKKNTLNPTYNEALVFDVAPESVENVGLSIAVVDYDCIGHNEVIGVCRVGPEAADPHGREHWAEMLANPRKPVEHWHQLVEEKTLTSFTKGSKGLSEKENSE; encoded by the exons ATGTCTGGGGACTATGAAGATGACCTCTGTCGGCGGGCCCTCATCCTGGTCTCAGACCTCTGTGCCCGGATCCGAGATGCTGACACCAATGACAGGTGCCAAGAATTCAACGAACTGCGAATCAGAGGCTATCCCCGGGGTCCGGATGCAG ACATTTCCGTGAGCCTCCTGTCAGTCATCGTGACATTCTGTGGCATCGTCCTCTTGGGTGTCTCTCTCTTCGTGTCCTGGAAGTTGTGCTGGGTGCCCTGGAGGGACAAAGGAGGCTCAGCAGTGGGCGGTGGCCCCCTGCGCAAAGACCTAGCCCCCGGGGTTGGGTTGGCAGGCCTAGTAGGAGGTGGTGGGCACCACCTGGGAGCCAGCTTAGGGGGCCATCCCCTACTGGGTGGCCCACACCATCATGCACATGCAGCCCACCATCCACCCTTTGCCGAGCTGCTGGAGCCAGGTGGTCTTGGGGGTGCTGAACCTCCAGAACCTTCCTACCTGGACATGGACTCATATCCAGAGGCTGCTGTGGCCTCTGTGGTAGCCGCTGGGGTCAAACCAAGCCAGACATCCCCAGAGCTGCCTTCTGAGGGCGGGACAGGCTCTGGGCTGCTCCTGCTGCCTCCCAGTGGTGGGGGCTTGCCCAGTGCCCAGTCTCATCAGCAGGTCACGAGTCTAGCACCAACCACCAG GTACCCAGCCCTGCCCCGGCCCCTCACTCAGCACACTCTGACCACCCAAGCAGACCCAAGCAGCGAGGAGCGACCACCTGCACTGCCCTTACCCTTGCCGGGTGGCGAAGAAAAAGCCAAGCTCATTGGTCAGATCAAGCCAGAGCTGTATCAGGGCACTGGACCTGGTGGCCGGCGAGGCGGCGGGggctctggggaggcaggggcaccCTGTGGCCGCATCAGTTTTGCCCTGCGGTATCTCTATGGTTCTGACCAGCTTGTGGTACGGATCCTGCAGGCCCTGGACCTCCCAGCAAAGGACTCCAATGGGTTCTCAGACCCCTATGTCAAGATCTACCTGCTGCCTGATCGCAAAAAGAAATTCCAGACCAAG GTGCACAGGAAGACGCTGAACCCTGTCTTCAATGAGACATTTCAGTTCTCGGTTCCCCTGGCTGAACTGGCCCAGCGCAAGCTGCATTTCAGCGTCTACGACTTTGACCGCTTCTCACGGCATGATCTCATCGGCCAGGTGGTTTTGGACAACCTGCTGGAACTGGCTGAGCAGCCCCCGGACCGTCCGCTCTGGAGGGACATCCTGGAGGGTGGCTCG GAAAAGGCAGATCTTGGGGAGCTCAACTTCTCACTCTGCTACCTCCCCACGGCTGGGCGCCTCACCGTGACCATCATCAAAGCCTCTAACCTCAAAGCAATGGACCTCACTGGTTTCTCAG ACCCCTATGTGAAGGCCTCTCTGATCAGTGAGGGGCGACGTCTGAAGAAACGGAAGACCTCCATTAAGAAGAACACGTTGAACCCCACATATAACGAGGCCCTGGTGTTTGACGTGGCTCCCGAGAGTGTGGAGAATGTGGGGCTCAGCATCGCAGTGGTGGACTATGACTG cattGGCCACAACGAGGTGATCGGTGTGTGTCGTGTGGGTCCAGAGGCTGcggacccacatggcagagaaCACTGGGCAGAGATGCTGGCTAACCCTCGCAAGCCTGTGGAGCACTGGCACCAGCTGGTAGAG GAGAAGACTCTAACCAGCTTCACGAAAGGCAGCAAAGGACTCTCGGAGAAGGAGAACTCAGAGTGA